A stretch of the Schistocerca serialis cubense isolate TAMUIC-IGC-003099 chromosome 2, iqSchSeri2.2, whole genome shotgun sequence genome encodes the following:
- the LOC126456902 gene encoding proline-rich protein 2-like isoform X34 — MRATVAALLLCLVVSACRSQETPPGPPGPTEGPQPTGPPGPPTGGPDPTGQPTGGPEPTGPPGPPTGGPEPTGEPQPTGGPQPTGEPQPTGGPQPTGPPGPPDLF, encoded by the exons ATGAGGGCAACAGTGGCAGCTCTTCTCCTGTGTCTTGTG GTATCAGCATGCCGCAGCCAAGAGACTCCACCTGGCCCTCCTGGGCCAACTGAAGGGCCACAACCAACTGGCCCACCAGGGCCACCAACCGGAGGTCCTGATCCAACTGGTCAACCAACCGGAGGTCCTGAACCAACTGGACCACCAGGTCCACCAactggaggtcctgaaccaactgGAGAGCCCCAACCAACTGGAGGGCCACAACCAACTGGTGAACCTCAGCCTACTGGAGGTCCTCAACCTACTGGACCACCAGGGCCGCCTGACCTTTTTTAG